The Telopea speciosissima isolate NSW1024214 ecotype Mountain lineage chromosome 11, Tspe_v1, whole genome shotgun sequence genome includes the window CAGGAGAGGATGAATGTGGTTGGGTCAGGCTTAAGGCCACCCATCCAGTAGATTATGAAGACGAAGGTGGTGGGGAGGGCAAGTTCCATTGGCAGGTCTCCTGCAGTCCTGGCTAGGAAGTACGAGGAGAGGCGGTACATGCCAGATGAGCGCTCCTTGATTAGCATTGATCGTTCTTGGGGAAATGTGAAGACAGCATTATAGAGTGGGAAGAAGCCCCAGAAtactgagaagaagaagagcagggCAATCTGCAATCAAGAGCAAAACGAATGTGACTTCGGTACGTTAGGATGTTACCAAAACAAATTCATTTAAAACATTGAAGCAGTACTGTCTAATTATCATCtgaactatatatatatatatatatatatatatatatgcatatattcttttttatgtttaagAAATCAATCCTTACTCGGTCTTGGATGTGAGATGTTGGGGTCTGCCACCACAGTAGACCAGCAAGCACAGCAGCGCTGACAACTTGGAAGATTCTTAGCCTGTTGAAGGCTTCATACCTCCGTTCCTTTAATCCTCTCCTTAGTAGGACCTTAAATTGCTGCCACCAGCTTGTGCTCCATTGCTCTTTCTTCCCTGCATGCATCATTGTGCAAAAAAGGACTGAGATCGATCGAAAGAAAACTGCCAACGATGAATGACTGTTTCATTAGAAGATAATAAATTACGACAATGCCTATGTGTATCACATTAAGCAGCAAAATACAGGTCTTGGTGGCAAGCTAACTAATATGAGCAGATTTCTACTTAGTTTCTATAGCAGTGAGGTGAGGATTCTAAACTAAATTTACAAAGGTCAGTAGTAATGTAATCTCATGTTTCTGTTCCTTGAGCAACAATGTATGTTGCTGCATCTAAGTGGCATGACACTGGGCTTAATGACTGATTGTTACTTTTTGGAATACTTACTTGCAGATGCATCTCTGTTGCAACTATAGTTATTGATGTCCAAACTGCAAAGCTCTGCCTTCAACCTTGTAGCAATATTCTTGTCATAAGCAGAGATGAGAGCCTCCCTCACTGATTTCTGCTCTTGTTCAGCACTACCCTGAAGTTCACCTTGGTCGCTGATGTGCTTTGAATCAGGTGCAATCCCTGCAGTTTTTGCAGCTCATCATGAGTTACAAAGAAAACATTTATGATTGTTTTCTAGAAAATGCAGAGGCTTTATCATCTCTTTTAAGTCCTACAGGAGATGGTAGTGTTGGATTTAATAGCTCGGTGCTGCAGAAAACAACAGGGTAGATTAATTTCTTCCATTGTTAATCAATTAGGTCAATTACTTCAAATGCTTCAAGTTGATGGATGACATTAGGTTTAATCAGGTGCCTTACCCCAAGCCCCAATGGGTAGGTtagttggcaaggaccaacacctcacaattcCTTGGGCCCTACCCCTCACCCCCTCCCaacccccctaaaaaaaaaaaatgagaaaaagaaaaagaaagaaggtgtCTGAATCTTCCATGGGAAACATGGATGGTCATTTTCTGAACTAGTGTAGTTGTGGCCTTAATGTGGGGACTTCCATTATGCTCCATTAGTTTCTACTCTCTGGTGGAAATGTATGAAGTACAATTATAACCACCACTTCCACTCTATAGGCCGTgcaagactctctctctctctcagcagTCATCTCCCTTTCAAAAAGAAGACCaagaaagagatgagagaaagCTCCCCATTCCCCCCTCTTTGCTCTCTCTGAAAGTTCTTTTTATTAAAAAGTTCAATATTATGGCACTAAGATTTTGTTAGTGATCGATCGACTAAAGAAATTaattaggaaagggaaagggaaagggaaagggattcTAGATTAGGTTAGATATTGATATCAGCAGCTCATACCATTGGCAAGGTCAAGTAGGAGATCTGCGGGGTTGACAGTGACAGATGTGGAGAAGCCAATTGAGGAAAAGTAGTCCAAGGCAGCTGATGCAGGGCCATGGTAGATGGGGCAACCTTCAGAGAGCAAGACCAACTTGTCAAACATGTGGTACAATCGGCTTGAGGGCTGGTGAATGGTGGTGACCACGGTGCGCCCACCGCTGGCAAGTTGCTTGACTGTGGTCATGATCCTCAGAGCCGTGGTTGAGTCCAAACCTGAAGTGGGTTCATCCAGTAATAGAAGACTTGGGTTGACCAGCATTTCTTGACCAATACTCACCCTCTTCTTCTCACCACCTGATATCCCTCTAAATAGTGGACCTCCTATCATGCTGTTCCTGCACCGGCTAAGTCCCAATTCAGTGATCACTTCCTCTGCGTGCTGTACTTTCTCATCCCTTGTCAAGGTGCCTGGCAATCTTAGTAATGCTGTGAATACCAATGTCTCAGTCACAGTGAGATGTGGGTACAGTACATCGTCCTGTGCCACGAATCCTGTCCGTCGTTGGATGGTGCCTGAGAATGGCTGTCCGTTGTATGTGATCTTACCTGAGAGTTTCCGGCCTGTTAGGCGACCTCCAAGGGCCGTAAGGAGGGTGGTCTTACCGCTGCCCGATGGACCCAGCATCGCCAAGATCTCTCCTGGACAAACCATGCCTGTTATCCCCTTGAGTATGGTCTTCTCTTTGCTGCTCCATGTGCCATCCCAGCAACATCCCTTCTGCTCCAGACTTACTTTATATCCCACTTCTTCAAACTGCATAGCAAACAACCATATATATCCATAAATCTATCTGTCTATATGTAAAACTTGCTAATATACACATTCAGAGTACTGGATAGACAATAGTAGTACTAGCTAGTAGTAACAAAGGTTATTATTAGAGCAAATGATCGATCGATCAGTACCAGTgattcaggaaaaaaaaaaaaaaaggaaaaagaggagCTAGGAAGCTTGCTAGTGACCTTCAATGTTATAGGAAACAGAGTGGGCCGTACAACGGATTGTGGATTAATGGAGGGAACAGGGGGGTATGGGACGACCGTCGTGTTGTGTGGCTCAGACAGCTTGGGAAGAGTTCCCATGtcttgttgatgatgatgaggaggaggaggaggaggaggatgattCTCTTGCATGGAGGGCTGGTGGTCTAAGGGCATGACACAAGAGAATTGATGAAGCTGCAGCAGGTAGATAGGAGGATGAGGAGAGAGGTTCGaagggtgtgtgtgtgtgtctgtctGTAATATAATTTCTGTTTGGATTTCCTTCAGTTTCCTAAGGTGAATGGAAGGAAGGACCCATACATATATAATACTTAgtagtaggagagagagagagagagagatcagagaGGAAATTGAGGATTTCCTATTTATGCCTTATCAGCCTCCGGGAATGATGTCTACTCCTAGCCTCCTCCCATGGTGGGGGTCCCACTCCCACATTCTTTAACTTTAGTCTAACACTGACCACTAATAAGTAAGAAATTTATTCTAATCTAATCTATATTATCATTATTCGTATAATAATAGGAATGAGAGCTGTGAGGATTGTTGGGCTACACACTGAATCAGTGATatccttttctttctatttcttcttctgaaaTTTTTGGTGGAAGACAAGGCAAGGCATGGCATAGCGTAGCAGTGTAGTCAATTTCTTTGatatcctaaaaaaaaaaaaaaaaaaaaaaccaaagggtGACTATAGCAGAGGCATGGAGtatctcttcttttcctttttctctttttcagatGATCATTCTCTTAAAACTGTTTGATGACTGTTCATTCTTTTTGACTCTCTCTATTATTAGTATTAGGCTATTagcatcaaaagaaaagaaaacaatactaataataataataataataatcttgtTTGGGAAGGGGGTGGTGAGCTTTCTTTGTGTTCTATGTATGAAACCATCTCATTAATTGGTGGTCAATTGTTCtcttctgcttctttttttttttttttttttttttgtttataaaaaaggaaaaaggaaaaaggaaaaaagaagaaaaaaaaaggaatattaaAGACGTAACCTTTGGCTTTTATGGTTACGAGCTAGGCAGGCGTCGGATTCTTAGATGCTTCAAATGGATGATTATACTCTGATTTTGGACTTTCTTTTAGACATTCGTATCGCCCAAATATTCGATAACagttaaaaaatatattgtaGCATGGAACTAAAGCAGTAGTTGAAGATGCAAAGAGTAAAGTTGTTGTTAAAAGCATATATTAATTGGGTATTAAAattctttcttccctccttctttctttcttctttatgatcactaattttttttttaatgattattattattaatcatTAAACTGAAGAGAggggaaagaagaggaaatgattAATTAAAggccaacccaacccaaaccaTTGATTCCAATTTCTGCTTCTGCATGCCCCCTTTTTACTAGCTAGTGTTTTGGAGAGGGGGCTGGATGAGGTAGCCTCCTTCGTGGGGCTTTCTTAGAAGACTTTGCTCTTTTGGTGGAACCCTCCATTCACCCTGTGTGGGGTTGGCCGGCCGGTGACCTTTTTTTCTGCGCTTCCTGACTTTGGGAatggttttattgttttttctttctttatttgtttgttgGATTGGGTTTCTACTTGGCTACAAGTGCATCGTGACTTCCTGTTGTGGTtgcttttctttacttttctttttcttttcttcaggagatgtttttctgtttttgaaaCCAGAATACAGATaactttttattaaaaaaaatggactaACAAGAAGACATTTTCCAAAACATACCTTTACTAATTACTAATCAGTAATCAACTTTATGAACTATGGGAAATCGATGGTGTACCTGTAAGCTAGCGCCCACTTGTGtctctctttttcccctttgaaatgaccctaTCCCTCTCGTATGATACCTCAAGACCTCATCCACAGCCGCATTGGTGGACTGGAGCCTGATCACATTCTTGTCCAAGGCCAGTCATTTGGAATCCACTTTTCTTTGGGCTGAGGAATGGATTCCATTTGGTTGGCCTTGGACGTATGAGATCCGATCCATTCTTGTATGAGAATGTGATACGACCTCTCATTGGTGTCATCCGCTAATTTACTGCATACAGGCAGTATGTGTATCCCTATCTCATAAACCATATATGGTAACTTCTCAACAAAAACACCCGTTCCCATTTCTTTGTTCTCCATTTTTTGTATTGATTTCAGTTTTCCTTACTTTGGTTTTGTTGGATCCATACAATCAATcacattaagttgggataaggttaagTTGATTGGTGTTGTAGTATCCCAGCCTTCCTCTTTAATCCTTAACCCTTCAAGTACCTTTTTCTTAACTGACTTATATACTGAAATTAAAACTGTAGCTTAATTTCCTCAGGTTTGTTTGTGTAGTTCTTGTTCTGGGGTGTAGGGGTTTTCTAATTAAAGTtgattttgtgtgtgtgtgtgtgtgtgtgtgtgggaggATGGACCCATACAGGATTTTGTCCTTATTGAGCTTATGGAGTTAAGAGATAGCCACGTGGCAAGCACTCCTGTGATCAGTGCGCTGtcctttatattattttttgatgaCGTTGACACCCTCGATCCACAAAATCattggcagcagcagcagcagatgGATGTGGAGGGCCCCACTTTCCACTCAGTCCccaattccttgttttttttttattttaattttaaattttatcttttgtctATTATGATGTTATTGTTGATGAGCTTTTCAaccttcttctattctttcaGTTGTTGATCTTAAATCATATCatcctaattttttatttagaaatcttttattttattctaagaCCAATATACTGCTGTATGTTAAATGTCAAAGAATATTCCTTAAATCTGAATCatttattcatatatatatatatatataaaaggtgAATGTTCTTCGCACCTAAATATATATGGGTATATCACTTAGGGGGCagagtggtcattgcacccatcCTCATGTGCTTGGGTACAGTCTATGCTACGGCACAAAGAACAatactctttctctttctctctctatctctctctctctctctatatatatatatataaagtggCAGCGAGCGATTCCAATTCCAAACATCAATGGAAAGGGATGGTTAACCatgcaaaccaaaaaaaagcaacttcttagaaaatataaGTAACCCATGATGATCACATGAACGGCCAGGAACACTGATGTAACTAATTAAGTAGTTTCTCTCtcgagaaagagaaagagaaagagaagtgaatatttatacatatatatatatgatgagATGCCGTTGTGAAGTGCTCTCCACTAGCTATGTTCTCCATTTGGTGATCATCAGCCAGTACATATACTGTTCCTCcaacagaatttttatttattaatttttcttttgataaaataaataagaagggagggggggggggggaggggtggagGGCGGTTTAGAGATCATCTATATTAATCTTAATTTGCCATTACAGTTCGATCAACTTATTAAAGAAAAACTGGGAAGGAGGCAATGTTTCTTGTGTCGTCATATCCAATATTTATGTTAATATATATAAAGGGCTAGAATTCCTTCCTTAAAAACATTATGTAATACATAGTTTTCACCTTTTTGAATGATTGCGAACACacatttttatatatatatatatatatatatatatatatagatgtacaggagtgtgtgtgtgtgagagagagagagagataagagtAGAATCCGCACACTTATATTGTGTGGGTGAATCTCCGCCATGTTGCATCGCACCGTTATTGTGGAGTGGGGAATGGGGATGGGTTTTCATATATACTTCATAGGATCGAAAAGAATCATAAAATGTGGAAATTCCACTTTCTTTGATGGAGACAACTGCCGAACCGGATGCCTTAATATTACTTAACCATTAATTACATTATCTTTCTTCTATCGAACCGGAAAAATGGCactacaaagaaagaaagaaaaaaagaaagaaagatgaagatgatgatgacgacAATGATGATGAGCGATAAAGAATAACgctaacattaaaaaaatagaaatatacTTGTAAAGGCATGAAAAGTTGCATGCTTTTAAAGATGAATGATagtattaaattaattaattaaaacaaataaaaaaataaaaaaacagaaaaggaaaagagtgaggaagaaaacaaaatgaaacCTATATGTAGGAAAGATGTATTTTGGTTGTTATGCAATTTCATTAATTAGGTTGTTAATTATCATCATTATCTCCCTTTGATGCAAATGCAACACAACTCAGACTGTCTGCCTACACTTGTAATGATTGTTAGTTATAAAccttttcatctctctctcatagTCACAGTAGTAGATAGCAAGTGCAGCTAGATTCCAAAATTCCAACCCCATATAGTCTGTTTAGTTGATGAGTTGGGTCGAGAAATGCATGCCCATCATGGATCCGAcccacccaaaaataaatctaaTTAGCTAGGTTCTAGTTTGATTCAGCAGTCTCTGATTGGTTAAACTAATAATTTTCTGGTTGGACCAAAATTGACTGAGACTCAAACCTATAACCGGCTCTCATAAAACCCGGACACATGGCTTCAatttaattcaattcaattcaatctaaatcaaagcAGAGATTTAGATTTAGATTTAGATTTAGAGTTAGATTTAGATTTAGATTTAGATTGTTTGGGTGTGAGGTGGGTCCAATAATAAATGAGAACacagaaaaatgaagaagaagatatgccatatctttcttttgaaatttattCTCTTATAATTCTTGTGTGAGGCAGAGGCAGAGGCATAGACTCATGCATGCGCCTTTAccatttttggaaaaaaaaagggttctaaaaaaccaagagaaaaaaaaggtgatGATTCCTTTGACAGTAAGCAGTAAATGGGGCGGGGTAAGGCTAATAAGAAATGGCTTCCCCACgtggtggtgttggtgttggtgttggtggtgTGTTCGTCATCAATGAGTTTTTATACAAATGTGATGGATACCATCCAAGCCAGACCACCTACTGGATGGATGGAAAGGTGTGTGTTTTGTGATCGTGTTTATATATATTCTTTATGATTATCTTTTTGCAGCTTTTAACTTACACGGGCACATGTAAGACTATGATCGATCTAGGCAtaagcttttttgtttttgtttgtttttttttcctgtcaCGTGACAGATCAGTTGGCCCTCAAACTTCATCATTGATATATTATTGTTGACAGCATTGGTGACGAATTTCAGGTCAATCAAAAGCATGTATACACCAGTGatccatgtggcaaaaataGCATTCCTCTGTGTTAAGATTCCTCCTATAATGGGAAAAAGTACACCAACTAATTAACATGGGACCAGAGTTAGAAGGACCCAATTTTGCTTGGAGGGGACTACTCGATCATAAcgctacatatatatatatatatatataaaggtcACATGTAAAATTTGTGGGATCGATCATAAGCTAAATTATTGTATACTACCCAAttaatgtgggactaaactcttCTCTCATTTCTGATGATCATAAAACACATTCATTGTATTATCAATACATGGAAGTACTTGATGAGACAATTTTCAACGGTTatacatatgtcaaatttgCAAATGCCAATTGCAACAATATGGGCCTCCCATTTATAAAGCACACCTCCTCATTTCCTCAACAGATGCTTGAAAATGGTCTTAGAGAGTGAGATACGAAATctaattacaacaacaacaactcagccttatctcaaccaaggttcaaaatctcgttAAATTTTGACGATATTTCGAGCTGTCCGAGATatgataccaatccgaaatggaaaaatatcatatttcgacgatatctcgtgaaatatcgacgaaatatcgtggactcacgatatatcgcgagatattgaaaaagtcattAAAAGTgtcacgtgcaatatttcgaatatttcggtcatctcgtttcagaaattttggaaatctcggtaatttcggtaatctcgttttgaaaatttcagaaatctcggtatttttggtattttacacccacagaaaaataccatatttcaaagaaatttcgacgaaatttcggtatctcaaaaatttcggtcagaccgaaacaccgaaacgaaacgataTTTAGTACCATGATCTCAACTGAATAGGGTTGTCTACATGGatactttcaaaacaaagtaaagaAAACTGAGATCcacaaaaagggaaaggaaagcaagaagaatgaagaattaataaaaatgaagaaatgagataataaaaaaaattttgagaaatgaaaaatgaaaaatgagagTAAGAGGATAACCTaaaaaatcaggaaaatctcatcTACATGGTGTGGACGACGttgatccttgccctccaataagctctatctgaagaggtcatacttggcataaGACCCAAATTATGTACgccattcttcacaacctcacctatggtcattttaggcctaccttAACTCTTTTAGCTTAttcaatcggaatcagatcactcctcttTATTGGGACATCCATTGGCCTCTGTTGCACATGATCAAACAACCTCAGTTGACATTCTTCTGAGCTTGTCGCTGATCGTGGCAACTCCCACATTAGCTTTAATacgttcgttcctcactttatctttcctagttttgccgcacattcATCTTAACATCTTCAACTTTGCAACACATAGTTTCACTATAtaacacttcttaactgcctaacattctgccccatacatcatagatGGTTGGATAACAGTCCTGTAAAacttttctttaagctttaaaggaatgtgtcggtcacacagtactccggtcgcacctctctacttcatcatcccactttaattctttgtgaaacatcatcatctattatACCTTTTTGTATATGATAGATCCCATATATTTGAAATAGTCATTTgacgg containing:
- the LOC122645569 gene encoding ABC transporter G family member 14, which codes for MGTLPKLSEPHNTTVVPYPPVPSINPQSVVRPTLFPITLKFEEVGYKVSLEQKGCCWDGTWSSKEKTILKGITGMVCPGEILAMLGPSGSGKTTLLTALGGRLTGRKLSGKITYNGQPFSGTIQRRTGFVAQDDVLYPHLTVTETLVFTALLRLPGTLTRDEKVQHAEEVITELGLSRCRNSMIGGPLFRGISGGEKKRVSIGQEMLVNPSLLLLDEPTSGLDSTTALRIMTTVKQLASGGRTVVTTIHQPSSRLYHMFDKLVLLSEGCPIYHGPASAALDYFSSIGFSTSVTVNPADLLLDLANGIAPDSKHISDQGELQGSAEQEQKSVREALISAYDKNIATRLKAELCSLDINNYSCNRDASARKKEQWSTSWWQQFKVLLRRGLKERRYEAFNRLRIFQVVSAAVLAGLLWWQTPTSHIQDRIALLFFFSVFWGFFPLYNAVFTFPQERSMLIKERSSGMYRLSSYFLARTAGDLPMELALPTTFVFIIYWMGGLKPDPTTFILSWLVVLYSVLVSQSLGLAFGAILMDVKQATTLASVTTLVFLIAGGYYVQQIPTFIVWLKYLSYSFYCYKLLLGVQYKEDDYYECSNGTLCRVIDFPAVKSVGLNHLWVDVAIMALMLLGYRLIAFLALHRVHLRTVRR